In the genome of Leptotrichia sp. HSP-536, the window ATGAGAAAAAAAACAATTTTGACATTAATTAAAGAATATTTTTTTATTGGACTGGGAACTTTTATCCTGGCATTTGGATTACATTTTTTCTTTTTCCAGAACAAAATAGCAAGTGGCGGAGTAACTGGACTGGCACTGGTTGTAAACAGCATTTTTGGGATTTCAACAGGGCTATTTGTTGCGATTAGCAATTTTATTCTGTTTGCACTCGCATTTATTGTAATCAGTGGGCAGTTTGGCGTAAAGAGCATTTATGCTACGGTAATTTTATCCGTTTTTCTTTCATATTTTGAAAAATTTTACCCAAACTATGCTCTTACTCATGATTTAATTTTAGCAACAATTTTTGGAAGCGCATTATGTGCTTTAGGAATAACGATTATTTATTTTTATGAAGCTTCTACTGGCGGTACTTCAATCATTGCGAGAATCCTTACAAAATATTGCCACATCAGTTACGGAATGTCTAGCTTCATCGTAGACGCAATTGTTACTCTTTTAGCGATTTTCGCTTTTGGAGTTGAACTGGGACTTGTGGGACTTTTAAGTGTCTATGTAACGGGATTTATCATTGACAAGTTTATTGAAGGATTTAATTCACGTAAGCAGATTATGATTATCACTTCAAACAAGGACATTGTGCTAAACTACATTTTAAAGGATTTTGACAGAGGGTGTACCGTACTTAAAGCCGTTGGAGGATATTCTGGTGCTGAAAAAGATATTTTATTGACGATTATTGAAAGAAGACAGTTCATCCGATTGAGAAAATTTCTAAAAACTCACGATCCTACTTCATTTGTAACAGTTACAGATACAACTAAAGTTTTTGGAGAAGGTTTTGACCAGCTGCATTAATTTTTAAATTTTTACATTTCACAAAAAAAGAGAAAGCCAGTTACAATAATAATTTTATTGCAAAATGGTTTTCTCTAACAACTCAATTTATCTTTAAATATCTTAATAAACTATATTCCCATATTTATCCTTACAATAAACATTTCCATTAGATTTTTCGTAACATTTTTCTCCTCTTTCTATCCTATCTTGACGTGCTTCTTTCCAAAGTGCTATATCTCTTTTACTGCACCGAACAACACTCATTCCCAAAATCATCATCAATATTACTTTTACTATTCTTGTTCGCATTTTCAACAACTCCTTTTTCAATCTTTATTCCCTATTTATTAAAGTATACCTTTAGAATTAATAAAATAGAATTAATAAAAATCAATTTTTTCTTATTTTATTTAATATCAGTTCTTTTGACGCAAATGTGTCATTTAACACTAATGGCGAAAGTTCTACGAACTATTCCTAATTTAATTTTAATGTAAAACTTTCTTATTTGAATACTTGAAGATAAATTCAAAATAAATGTTGATAATAACTTATATTTTTTGATATAATATGAGAAGATAAATTTTTAATTGCTAAAATTGTATGTGATGAAAGGACAAAATTAAGAATGATTAGTGTTTTAAAGGGAATGAAAGATAGATATTCTGATGATATAAAAAAATATGACTTAATTGTTGATACAGCAAAGAATGTATTTGAAAAATATGGATTTGAACGAATTATAACACCTATTCTGGAAGAAACTGAGCTTTTTAGACGTGGTGTCGGGGATGAAACAGATGTTGTTTCAAAAGAAATGTACGAATTTGTAGATAAAGGTAACAGAAATGTTACAATGCGTCCAGAAGGTACTGCTGGAGTCGTACGTGCCTATTTAGAAGCAGGTTTCCACAAATCCTCTCCGATTGTAAAATGGTTCTATCATGGTCCAATGTACCGTTACGAAGCCCCACAAAAAGGAAGATTTCGGGAATTTCACCAAATGGGGATTGAAATGTTTGGAGTCCGTTCTGCTTACCTTGATGCAGAAATTATCCGAATGGGATGTGAATTCCTTGAAAAGCTCGGAATTACTGGCTTA includes:
- a CDS encoding YitT family protein, whose protein sequence is MRKKTILTLIKEYFFIGLGTFILAFGLHFFFFQNKIASGGVTGLALVVNSIFGISTGLFVAISNFILFALAFIVISGQFGVKSIYATVILSVFLSYFEKFYPNYALTHDLILATIFGSALCALGITIIYFYEASTGGTSIIARILTKYCHISYGMSSFIVDAIVTLLAIFAFGVELGLVGLLSVYVTGFIIDKFIEGFNSRKQIMIITSNKDIVLNYILKDFDRGCTVLKAVGGYSGAEKDILLTIIERRQFIRLRKFLKTHDPTSFVTVTDTTKVFGEGFDQLH